The stretch of DNA TCAATCTAAAATGGAATTTAGAATAGAAAAAGATACAATTGGTGAAGTAAAAGTACCCGCAGATAAATATTGGGGTGCACAAACAGAACGTTCAAGAAATAATTTTAAAATAGGACCATCTGCTTCTATGCCCAAAGAAATTATTGAAGGTTTTGCTTATTTAAAAAAAGCTGCGGCTTATACTAATTGTGAATTAGGTGCTCTTTCAGAAGAAAAACGTGATTTAATTGCTCAGGTTTGTGATGAAATATTGGCTGGTAAGTTGGATGATCAATTTCCATTAGTTATTTGGCAAACAGGATCAGGTACACAATCTAATATGAACGTTAATGAAGTTATTGCACATCGAGCACATGAAATTGCTGGAAATAAAATTGGAGAAGGTGAAAAAACCATCCAACCTAATGATGATGTAAATAAATCCCAATCTTCCAATGATACTTTCCCTACAGGAATGCATATTGCTTGTTATAAAAAGATAGTAGAAACTACAATTCCAGGGATTGAAAAATTACGTGATACTTTACAACAAAAATCTACCGATTTCAAAGATGTAGTTAAAATCGGAAGAACTCACTTAATGGATGCTACACCTTTAACCATTGGACAAGAGTTTTCAGGTTATGTAGCCCAATTAAATCATGGAATTAAAGCATTAAAAAATACTCTAGCTCACCTTTCTGAATTAGCTTTAGGTGGAACTGCTGTAGGAACTGGATTAAATACTCCAAAAGGCTATGATGTATTAGTTGCTAAATACATTGCAGAATTTACAGGACTTCCTTTTATAACAGCTGAAAATAAATTTGAAGCATTAGCGGCTCACGATGCATTAGTTGAAACACATGGTGCTTTAAAACAAATAGCCGTTTCTTTAAATAAAATTGCTAACGACATTCGTTTAATGGCTTCAGGACCACGTTCAGGAATTGGAGAATTAATTATTCCAGCTAATGAACCTGGATCTTCTATTATGCCTGGAAAAGTAAATCCTACTCAAAGTGAAGCTATGACTATGGTTTGTGCGCAAGTAATGGGAAATGATGTTACCGTTACCGTTGCAGGTACTCAAGGACATTATGAGTTAAATGTTTTCAAACCTGTTATGGCAGCTAACGTTCTACAATCCGCTCAACTTATTGGAGATGCATGTGTTTCATTTAATGATAATTGTGCAGTTGGTATCCAACCTAATTATAAACGTATTGAAGAATTATTAAATAACTCTTTGATGCTTGTTACTGCTTTAAATACCAAAATTGGTTATTACAAAGCTGCTGAAATAGCCAATACAGCACATAAAAATGGAACCACTTTAAAAGAAGAGGCTATCAATTTAGGATATGTGACCGAAGAAGAATATGATCAATGGGTTATCCCTGCCGATATGACTGGGAGTTTAAAATAAAAAATACTCCAGCACAAAAAATCACCTTTAGATCTATTTAAAGGTGATTTTTATTTTTTAAAATAATTGATTAAATTATTTATCTATTTTCAACATTCTAATATTATGAAAACTCCATACAACTCTTTTGAAACAGATCGTTTAGTTTTAAAACCTACCACCTTAGAAGATGCCGAATTTGTATTAAAATTATTAAATAGTCCTAAATGGATTAAAAACATAGGAGAACGAAATGTGAAATCAATAAAAGATGCTCAAAACTATATCAACAAAAAAATGACTCCTCAATTAGAACGATTAGGATACTCTAACTATACGGTTATTAGAAAATCCGATGGGGCTAAATTAGGAAGCTGTGGATTATACGATCGAGATGGAATTGATGGAGTTGATATTGGCTTTGCTTTTTTTCCTGAATATGAAAAAAAGGGATATGCTTACGAAAGTGCTTCAAAAATTAAAGAAATTGCATTTTCACAATTTAATATCAAAAAAATAAGTGGTATAACCATTGAAGAAAATATCTCCTCACAAAAACTACTAGAAAAACTAGGCCTAAAATTCATCAAAATAATCCAATTAGCCAATGACCCTGAAAAACTATTACTTTATGAAATTGAAATACAACCTTAATATATTGATAAACATCATATTTTCTTTTCTTACTTTCCTTTGATTTCTTCGTAACTTTAGTATTTAACCTTATAATAAACCACAATAATGAAGAATTCAATTGAACTAAATCAAGGAGAAATAAAAATCATTTTTAAAGAACTCCCCAAAGGAAAAAAGTCTTTTAAAGAACTTGGTTTTCAAGATCATGATTTATTTTTTGAAGGAGGAAATGTTAGAATCGTTTTTGACTTCAGCCCTATTCCTCCACAACTTTCTTTTTTTAAAACACCCACAATCGAATTATTTTATAATGAACAAATGGAAGAAACACATTGGGTTTGTGATTTTAATAGAAAAACTATTCTAGACAAGAAAAATCATCATGGTCATTCCACCATTTTATTATTAAATAGAAATAAACTAAACGAATTAGAACAACGACACCAAAATATACTCATTTTACATGCTGATTTTCCTAGTCCTGTTCAATTAATTTCTTCTAAATCCTCTTTTCACTTTTAAGATTCTTATTTTAAATATTATTTCTATTAAACATTAAAATAATTTCATATATTTGATTAGATCAATTCTAAATAAATAAATTAAAAAATATTTTATTATGCATGCATAATAAAATATTTTTTGTATATTAGTTGCAAAATAGAGAAAAACGATAATAAATGAAAATTTTAGTATGTATCAGTAGTGTTCCTGACACTACTTCAAAAATAAACTTTACCACTGATGGTAAAGAATTTGACAAAAACGGCATTCAGTTCATTATCAACCCTATGGATGAATTCAGTTTGACCAAAGCTATTTTTTTACAAGCAAGTGCTGGAGCAACTGTAACCGTATTAGGAGTAGGTGATGCTTCTATTGAGCCTGTTTTACGTAAAGCTTTAGCTATTGGTGCAAATGATGCTATTCGTGTGAATGGAACTGCCATTGATTCAAATTTTGTAGCAGCTCAAATTGCTAAAGTTGTAAAAGAAGGAGCTTACGATTTAGTTTTAACAGGAAAAGAATCTTTAGATTATAATGGTGGGGTAATTCCAGCAATGGTTGCTGCTCATACAGATTACAATTTTATTAATGCTTGTGTAGGACTAGAAGTTGATGGAACTAATGTAACAGCAGATCGTGATTTAGATGGTTCAAGGGAAAGTGTTTCCTTTACTTTACCAGCTGTTGTAGCAGGTCAAAAAGGGATTGTTGAAGAAAAAGATCTTAAAATTCCTAACATGAGAGGAATTATGCAAGCGAGATCAAAACCATTAAATGTTGTTGAACCTACTGATGCTAGTGCATCTTTAACAGTTGTTGGATATGAAAAACCTG from Flavobacteriaceae bacterium UJ101 encodes:
- the fumC gene encoding fumarate hydratase (Catalyzes the reversible addition of water to fumarate to give L-malate; Belongs to the class-II fumarase/aspartase family. Fumarase subfamily.; KEGG: hin:HI1398 fumarate hydratase, class II), whose translation is MEFRIEKDTIGEVKVPADKYWGAQTERSRNNFKIGPSASMPKEIIEGFAYLKKAAAYTNCELGALSEEKRDLIAQVCDEILAGKLDDQFPLVIWQTGSGTQSNMNVNEVIAHRAHEIAGNKIGEGEKTIQPNDDVNKSQSSNDTFPTGMHIACYKKIVETTIPGIEKLRDTLQQKSTDFKDVVKIGRTHLMDATPLTIGQEFSGYVAQLNHGIKALKNTLAHLSELALGGTAVGTGLNTPKGYDVLVAKYIAEFTGLPFITAENKFEALAAHDALVETHGALKQIAVSLNKIANDIRLMASGPRSGIGELIIPANEPGSSIMPGKVNPTQSEAMTMVCAQVMGNDVTVTVAGTQGHYELNVFKPVMAANVLQSAQLIGDACVSFNDNCAVGIQPNYKRIEELLNNSLMLVTALNTKIGYYKAAEIANTAHKNGTTLKEEAINLGYVTEEEYDQWVIPADMTGSLK
- a CDS encoding ribosomal-protein-alanine N-acetyltransferase (Belongs to the acetyltransferase family; Contains 1 N-acetyltransferase domain.; KEGG: bcx:BCA_1942 ribosomal-protein-alanine N-acetyltransferase); translation: MKTPYNSFETDRLVLKPTTLEDAEFVLKLLNSPKWIKNIGERNVKSIKDAQNYINKKMTPQLERLGYSNYTVIRKSDGAKLGSCGLYDRDGIDGVDIGFAFFPEYEKKGYAYESASKIKEIAFSQFNIKKISGITIEENISSQKLLEKLGLKFIKIIQLANDPEKLLLYEIEIQP
- a CDS encoding electron transfer flavoprotein subunit beta (The electron transfer flavoprotein serves as a specific electron acceptor for other dehydrogenases. It transfers the electrons to the main respiratory chain via ETF-ubiquinone oxidoreductase (ETF dehydrogenase) (By similarity); Belongs to the ETF beta-subunit/FixA family.), coding for MKILVCISSVPDTTSKINFTTDGKEFDKNGIQFIINPMDEFSLTKAIFLQASAGATVTVLGVGDASIEPVLRKALAIGANDAIRVNGTAIDSNFVAAQIAKVVKEGAYDLVLTGKESLDYNGGVIPAMVAAHTDYNFINACVGLEVDGTNVTADRDLDGSRESVSFTLPAVVAGQKGIVEEKDLKIPNMRGIMQARSKPLNVVEPTDASASLTVVGYEKPVAKSAVKMVSPDNLDELVTLLREDAQAF